Genomic segment of Malus domestica chromosome 15, GDT2T_hap1:
acactcaagattgaagttaagggttgtaacggggttaggggtgattggctaacaatgaaaggtaaggaaacaaacgtttttaaagcataataagcaaagtaatgaaattgatgcatagaattccctttgaatgcagcaactaactttaaacacaatggggttattcattcaactttttagggccgatttcaactacaaacaacacttgtgagcctttcctcacttatttcaaactctttttcttttctttttttttctttttcttttctaacccgtgccttattactttcttttggcacacaaaacacaaaaatctcattcccccacacttgttttctgcataaggacaatcaaaaggaattcattttaagtcatgcttcattatgctttaaaaacaagggtatggatagtcctaatctaggctaggtaagggaaatgtggtttaacaaagaaaacaggctaaacaaggctcaacggggttaaactaaacaaatatgcacgggataagctttttggctctagttcactacacaacttcatcttgaatatgtgttatgcaaatcaatgtcatgctttgaatggaacgggcataagttctagtatttggaactaaatgatgaaacgccttctaagtagcaaccaagcaaagaatgatgagatcatgcaacgactttagaaaacaaaaatgcacagattaataactctccaaagaacgtattaggctcaagtctctcaaggttgtagtgttagtttgagttccttccttcaagcatgttacaaaaactgatttttttctttgtgattacatgtgaattcgtaaactataactataaccaagcataaatcaagagcatatcaaacttccatccatgtttataactttctttaacagtcatgcaattaaaaaccaaatccttattatttgtgttggaaggtaccctaagacacaaacaaacacacaaaaacaactctttttggctttttcaaaacaattttttttcaaatttttgtcaaaattttcggatttttatgtcaaaacatactaacatgcttaaaaacacactaaaaacacttaaaacagcaagaaacaacattgtaagtgataggtgaataaaatcccacgaaaatcatgcaacagcaacttgtttacccccccacacttaaatctaacattgtcctcaatgtttcaaacataaactcacacaaaagcaaacaaacaaacaacgaggaaacatgataaacatggccaagtaaaagcaacagagaggagggttaaagaacgcaaacacctggttttggagtcggaaattcctaggtcttctttatttccatgggttgcctcccaagaagcgctttctttaacgtcgtgcAGCCGGACGTCTATCATTCATCAATGATCTTTGgtgcccacggcatggagggataGATCCTCCACCACATGCTCCTCAAACAGgtcgtaatagggcttcaatcgatgcccattAACCTTGATTTCATGTcctgttttcaagctttggacttggactgcaccatgaggaaagacattagtaacaataaatggcccaatccacttggaacgcaacttaccgGGGAAAAACCGAAGGCGAGAGTCAAATAAGAGCACTTTCTGCCCCTTGGAGAATGTTTTGGTACGAAGCATCTTGTCATGATACGCCTTGGTCTTGTCCTTGTAAATTCGAGCGTTCTCATAAGCGTCATGCCTAATCTCCTCGAGTTCATTTAGTTGGAGCTTTCTATGCACCCCGGCAGCATCTATGTCCATGTTGAAGGTCTTCACAGCCCAATGCGCCATATGTTCCAATTGAACGGGCAAATGACATGGTTTACCATAAATGAGGCGAAAAGGTGACATACCTAGAGGGGTTTTATAGGCCGTACGATaggcccacaatgcatcgtccaagcgcaaactccaatctctccttgaaGGCCCCACGGTTTTCTCAAGAATTTGCTTGATCTCCCGATTTGAAACTTCCGCTTgcccattggtttgaggatgataaggggtGGATACCTTATGCGTCACTTTGTACTTCTTGAGCAAAGCTTcaatggttcgattacaaaagtgagagcctccatcactaatgagaactctaggcatgccaaacctagcaaagatattagttttcacaaaatctgcaacaacctttgaatcgttagttcgggtggctttggcttccacccatttggaaacataatcaacagctagcaagatataagtgaaaccaaaagatggagggaaaggacccatgaaatctataccctaaacatcaaagatttcaacactaaaaatgggggtttgcggcatttgttgtttaggaccaatattgcccgttctttggcatctatcacaagacatgcaaaatgttctagcatccctaaagatggtaggccaatagaaaccacattctaacaccttaagtgctgttctttgagtgccaaagtgtcccccacaagcataagtgtgacaaaaggttagaatagcattaaactcagaatcgtgtacacacctacgtataacttggtcagggcaatatttccataaatacgggtcatcccacacataaaacagtgcctctttcttcaatttatcacattggtgtttaagtaattcactaggaacatgtttagacaccaaataattcaccaaatcagcataccacggttcacttaccttgacggacatcagttgctcatctgggaatgtctctatgataggcacgacatcctcctcatgcaccatacagctcaagtggtcagccaccacgttttcacttcccttcttatcccggatttcgatatcgaactcttggagaagaagcatccaacgaatgagtcgtggtttggcttccttcttggtgaataaatacttcaatgctgcatggtcagtataaataataactttagtacctgatagacgcatatttatgcgacttagttaactagttttcttgcatttacgttattagttcttagttattttagtactttaagccattttcgtgtgtttgtaggtccaaagggctaaggtagcaagaaagtgcattttggtgcattttggagcagttttgagcttggaatggattacatatgatatgagcaagatggatggacgaatttgaagacaaaagaggctaagaacatgctaaaaatctggtgaaacaaatacaagttgcaagaagggataaatttctagaaggattggccaaaacttcactcaaaacacatcaatgccgtggcttttacttccacctccaccagaaatttgagtaatgatgcaatgcttaactcaccatgacatgtgagtggatgatgcaatgcttagctcaccatgacatgtgagtggatgatgcaatgcttagctaaccatgacatgtgagtggatgactcaatacctaacccaccaacaattcccactctttgccatgctaacctactcaattccaccaacattttgtgttaaacaagtccatcctcttcctataaataccatggcatcaacctcattcaaatcatccagaaattaaccattctccaagcctttccttgcctctcctacatatctaaaccccttcccatccattcctccaaataaccaacccttcaacatcattccaaccttgttgttgcggcaaagagaaggagaaaagtccttagacgcacttgctatccaacatggatcgttggaacgtttaggtgctttctttcctttgtttttcaatgtttaaatttgtttatctttgttttgtaataatgaggaactaaaccccccttggctaggggggattcgaaaccatgttaatgcttgcaatatgatttgattacttttaattgcgtttcataagttatgaattcgatttacttatctatttgattgataacatgtttatgtatgttgattagggatgcatacttagtttgcatgcataaatatgatgctagagtataagggaatttcacctaatcgttatgaacttatattcatgagtagtaaaagtcgctagtcacgattgtgttaagtaaatccttggcataagtttcatgcaaatcatagtaacgagtgcctcatcaatgcttatgtttttcatagaacttaatgattcttgcttgtatctctattatgcaattcatgtagggaacttgtagggaatgttttgggttgtcgtatgcaatcatccaacccaataacttgtggaaaaactgagggttaattagtgcaattcacggttaatttggggcgttgagaattaataagttattgaaatgcaattggaaatcattttgtatgcaagcaagacatgtgtggagaagaaccccttagctagccttccattatccattcaacccaaatttgtttaaaatctatttaagtttttagtttattcgtttttactttcaacttcaccaaactcaaatcccccttttactttcttgttttaaaatcttttgtttacatttttaactttgtttttatgtttttaaattagttttcaagtgatttagcaatccctcctgatccccggtttagaacgatccctacttacatctatactacaattgtcaaaaagagggttaaatttgtgtgcttatatatttcgcatcaaatttttggcgccgttgccggggattagcaactttgctaatcccttggttcttttctttttgtttagtttgtttttgttttagtttctgacttagttttgttttccttattttgtgttacttttgatatttgatttagttttctttctttgattttaggtactagagaagtaagacatggattttgctagcattcaagctcaattggcaaatcttacttctcaaatgTCGCAgtatgccgaacggaccacaatgccaagtgtccct
This window contains:
- the LOC139191921 gene encoding uncharacterized protein, which codes for MAHWAVKTFNMDIDAAGVHRKLQLNELEEIRHDAYENARIYKDKTKAYHDKMLRTKTFSKGQKVLLFDSRLRFFPGKLRSKWIGPFIVTNVFPHGAVQVQSLKTGHEIKVNGHRLKPYYDLFEEHVVEDLSLHAVGTKDH